A genome region from Carya illinoinensis cultivar Pawnee chromosome 2, C.illinoinensisPawnee_v1, whole genome shotgun sequence includes the following:
- the LOC122301760 gene encoding uncharacterized protein LOC122301760: protein MDNRNFVVSVVYAKCNLVERRELWRVLQLDAVQDEPWLCLGDFNTIRGEEEHCGGRPRLRAAIDEFNEFIDNYGFIEMKTVGSKFSWCNGQRGLARSWLKLDRCLMNVVAADVFPNACCKYMARSTSDHTPLSFVFKNLGTRYGPSSFKFQQMWLETQLQVGFSEDVERDLLVAKEDLEMWLQREETRLSQHVKLRWMEKGAVDYFNLFLQARARRELPDLSYLLPSIQEVKVAMFSIPVDSSPGPDGFGSGFYRACWDIVEDDVVAVVRDFFIGNSMPRFYSASYIALIPKMQKPTGFDKFRPISLCSVMYKVFSKILVRRLSPNLNKIISPEQGAFLPGRSIFENISLAQEMIHMLNKKVRGGNTFIKIDMAKAYNSIDWDFLIHVMASFGFSERFCSLIRTCISTPWFSVVMNGLAKGFFSSGRGLCQGDPLLPYLFILVEEVLSRLLKHKFTNGNIVPFSHPRGTPLVSHLLYADDIVLFVNGRRSSLQEVRDICATYEEWSGQMVSKEKSCIFFSKHAAVGRKRSSLMLTSFSEGFFPVKYLGVPLMAVMTALNRIMSNFFWGSWNGKQKRKWVAWEKICSPIREGGLGLRKLKEVQDSLFMKLAWNLLTGDSLWANFFKQKYVKNQHVTLVDQQKGTLFWKHIVGMVPKVLGNSWWRVRNGDVSFWRDPWLKSGALFNSCEIIEYPLLRVRECRLQHGWDVDLLYHLVGEVKMEEILNCLGEQKEGGDLLIWKPNLNGVFSSKSAWDCVRVRAPKSEWASWIWHSALLKRYSVTIWKAFNSSLSVDSRISSLGIPLVSKCECCTQGCVEDQDHVLATGKIAGAIWRYASLQLGIPYDPQRSWRATVEVWFRRATHSTQKGTLIALIPIIVTWSLWVWRSKARMEGKRVAVSSLWSSIKAAVAWVGVRLRASRKMNDGDEKVLNFFSIPLKPVKRKEIHFVRWVKPAVGWFKLNVDGSSLGNPGRMGAGGTIRDEKGNLTWAFAKDLGHGSNNEAELIALFYGLQYCKDLFIRRVEIELDSLLVVHWLEKGRCGIWYLEDYWEKIQSILATLEFKVKHTYREGNA from the exons ATGGATAATCGGAATTTTGTTGTTTCTGTGGTGTATGCCAAGTGTAATCTTGTAGAAAGAAGAGAACTCTGGAGAGTGCTACAATTAGACGCGGTCCAAGATGAACCTTGGTTATGCCTaggtgattttaatactattcgAGGGGAGGAGGAACACTGTGGTGGTAGACCAAGACTGAGAGCTGCCATTGATGAGTTTAATGAGTTTATTGATAATTATGGTTTCATTGAAATGAAAACTGTTGGAAGTAAATtctcttggtgtaatggtcagAGGGGTTTAGCTCGGAGTTGGTTGAAATTAGACAGATGCTTAATGAATGTTGTGGCTGCGGATGTTTTTCCTAATGCTTGCTGTAAATATATGGCTCGCTCAACTTCCGATCATACACCtttgtcttttgtttttaagaatttGGGTACTCGTTATGGGCCTtcctcctttaaatttcagcaaatgtgg CTAGAAACTCAACTTCAGGTGGGTTTTTCAGAAGATGTAGAGCGGGATCTACTAGTGGCCAAGGAAGATCTTGAGATGTGGCTGCAAAGAGAAGAAACTAGGCTCTCACAACATGTGAAGCTTAGGTGGATGGAAAAAG GGGCTGTGGAttatttcaatttgtttctaCAGGCTCGGGCTCGTAGAGAGCTTCCtgatttatcatatttg CTCCCTTCGATCCAAGAAGTTAAAGTGGCTATGTTTTCCATTCCGGTTGACAGTAGTCCGGGCCCAGATGGCTTTGGTTCTGGTTTCTATAGAGCTTGCTGGGATATTGTTGAAGATGATGTAGTGGCAGTGGTTCGGGATTTCTTCATTGGCAATTCAATGCCGAGATTCTATTCAGCATCTTATATTGCTCTCATTCCGAAAATGCAGAAGCCTACTGGTTTTGATAAGTTCCGCCCTATCAGTTTATGTTCAGTGATGTACAAAGTGTTTTCCAAAATCCTGGTTCGCAGATTATCCcctaatttgaataaaattatctcTCCGGAACAAGGTGCTTTTCTTCCTGGGAGaagtatctttgaaaatatttctttggCTCAAGAAATGATACACATGCTTAATAAGAAGGTTAGAGGAGGTAatacttttattaaaatagaCATGGCCAAGGCTTACAACAGTATAGATTGGGACTTCTTAATTCATGTTATGGCTTCATTTGGGTTTTCTGAGCGGTTCTGTAGCTTGATCAGAACTTGTATTTCAACTCCTTGGTTCTCGGTGGTTATGAATGGTTTGGCTAAAGGTTTTTTCTCTAGTGGGCGTGGATTGTGTCAAGGTGACCCTCTTTTGCCTTATTTGTTTATCCTCGTTGAGGAGGTACTTTCTAGACTTTTAAAGCACAAGTTCACTAATGGGAATATTGTCCCGTTCTCGCATCCCCGAGGTACGCCTcttgtttctcatcttttatATGCTGATGATATTGTGTTATTTGTAAATGGTAGAAGATCTTCTCTTCAAGAAGTCAGGGATATTTGTGCGACATACGAAGAATGGTCTGGTCAAATGGTGAGCAAGGAAAaatcttgtatctttttctcTAAACATGCGGCTGTGGGTCGGAAAAGGAGTTCTTTAATGTTGACATCTTTCTCTGAAGGGTTTTTCCCGGTAAAGTATTTGGGTGTTCCTCTAATG GCTGTCATGACAGCCTTAAATCGTATTATGAGTAATTTCTTCTGGGGTTCCTGGAATGGAAAGCAAAAGCGTAAGTGGGTGGCTTGGGAAAAGATTTGTTCTCCGATTCGAGAAGGGGGTTTGGGTCTTCGGAAATTAAAGGAAGTTCAAGACTCTTTGTTTATGAAGCTTGCTTGGAATTTGTTGACAGGTGACTCGTTATGGGCTaattttttcaagcaaaagtatgtaAAGAATCAGCATGTGACGTTGGTAGACCAACAGAAAGGAACTTTATTTTGGAAGCACATTGTGGGTATGGTCCCAAAGGTCTTGGGCAATTCTTGGTGGCGAGTTCGGAATGGTGATGTGTCTTTTTGGAGAGATCCTTGGCTAAAATCGGGAGCTCTTTTTAATTCTTGTGAGATAATTGAATATCCCCTGCTAAGAGTAAGGGAATGTAGGCTTCAACATGGATGGGATGTGGATTTGTTATATCATTTGGTGGGGGAAGtcaaaatggaagaaattctAAATTGCCTAGGGGAACAAAAAGAGGGTGGGGATTTATTGATTTGGAAGCCAAATCTGAATGGGGTTTTTTCATCAAAATCGGCTTGGGATTGTGTTCGTGTTCGTGCACCGAAATCTGAATGGGCTTCTTGGATTTGGCACTCAGCGCTTCTAAAAAGATATTCAGTTACTATTTGGAAGGCTTTTAATTCTAGCCTTTCTGTTGATAGTAGAATTAGCTCTTTGGGCATCCCTTTGGTTTCTAAGTGTGAATGTTGTACACAGGGGTGTGTGGAAGATCAGGATCATGTTCTCGCAACTGGGAAGATTGCTGGCGCTATATGGAGGTATGCCTCTCTACAGCTGGGGATTCCATATGACCCTCAGAGATCATGGAGAGCAACTGTGGAAGTATGGTTTCGGCGTGCAACTCATTCGACTCAAAAAGGTACTTTGATTGCTCTTATTCCTATTATTGTGACTTGGTCTCTTTGGGTGTGGAGAAGTAAAGCACGTATGGAAGGTAAAAGAGTTGCTGTGAGTTCTCTCTGGAGTTCCATTAAGGCGGCAGTTGCATGGGTGGGAGTCCGCCTACGTGCTAGTAGAAAGATGAATGATGGAGATGAAAaagtgttaaattttttttctattcctttGAAACCTGTGAAGAGAAAGGAAATTCATTTTGTGCGATGGGTGAAACCGGCCGTGGGTTGGTTcaaattaaatgtggatgggaGTTCGTTAGGAAATCCAGGACGTATGGGTGCAGGGGGAACGATTCGAGATGAGAAGGGGAATCTTACTTGGGCCTTCGCAAAAGATCTGGGTCATGGCTCTAATAATGAAGCTGAGCTTATTGCTCTTTTTTATGGTCTCCAATACTGTAAGGACCTATTCATTCGAAGAGTGGAGATTGAACTAGACTCGTTGCTGGTGGTTCATTGGTTAGAAAAAGGGAGGTGTGGTATATGGTATCTTGAAGATTACTGGGAAAAGATTCAATCGATTCTTGCTACTTTGGAGTTTAAGGTAAAACATACTTATCGAGAAGGCAATGCATGA